The Streptomyces sp. NBC_00691 genome has a segment encoding these proteins:
- the groL gene encoding chaperonin GroEL (60 kDa chaperone family; promotes refolding of misfolded polypeptides especially under stressful conditions; forms two stacked rings of heptamers to form a barrel-shaped 14mer; ends can be capped by GroES; misfolded proteins enter the barrel where they are refolded when GroES binds), with protein sequence MAKIIAFDEEARRGLERGMNQLADAVKVTLGPKGRNVVLEKKWGAPTITNDGVSIAKEIELEDPYEKIGAELVKEVAKKTDDVAGDGTTTATVLAQALVREGLRNVAAGANPMALKRGIEKAVEAVSGALLEQAKDVETKEQIASTASISAADTQIGELIAEAMDKVGKEGVITVEESQTFGLELELTEGMRFDKGYISAYFATDMERMESSLDDPYLLIVNSKISSVKDLLPLLEKVMQSGKPLLIIAEDVEGEALSTLVVNKIRGTFKSVAVKAPGFGDRRKAMLNDIAILTGGTVISEEVGLKLENAGLDLLGRARKVVITKDETTIVDGAGDSEQVAGRVNQIRAEIENSDSDYDREKLQERLAKLAGGVAVIKAGAATEVELKERKHRIEDAVRNAKAAVEEGIVAGGGVALLQASSVFEKLEADLAGDEATGANIVKLALEAPLKQIAVNAGLEGGVVAEKVRNLPVGHGLNAATNEYVDLIAEGIIDPAKVTRSALQNAASIAALFLTTEAVIADKPEKASAPAGGGMPGGDMDF encoded by the coding sequence ATGGCCAAGATCATCGCGTTCGACGAGGAGGCCCGGCGCGGTCTCGAGCGCGGCATGAACCAGCTCGCTGACGCCGTCAAGGTCACCCTCGGCCCCAAGGGTCGCAACGTCGTCCTCGAGAAGAAGTGGGGCGCCCCCACGATCACCAACGATGGTGTTTCCATCGCCAAGGAGATCGAGCTCGAGGACCCGTACGAGAAGATCGGCGCCGAGCTGGTCAAGGAAGTCGCCAAGAAGACGGACGACGTCGCCGGCGACGGTACGACCACCGCCACCGTTCTCGCCCAGGCGCTCGTCCGCGAGGGCCTGCGCAACGTGGCCGCCGGTGCCAACCCGATGGCCCTCAAGCGCGGTATCGAGAAGGCCGTCGAGGCCGTCTCGGGCGCCCTGCTCGAGCAGGCGAAGGATGTCGAGACCAAGGAGCAGATCGCTTCCACGGCCTCCATCTCCGCCGCCGACACCCAGATCGGCGAGCTCATCGCCGAGGCGATGGACAAGGTCGGCAAGGAAGGCGTCATCACCGTCGAGGAGTCCCAGACCTTCGGTCTGGAGCTGGAGCTCACCGAGGGCATGCGCTTCGACAAGGGCTACATCTCGGCGTACTTCGCCACCGACATGGAGCGCATGGAGTCGTCGCTCGACGACCCGTACCTCCTGATCGTCAACTCCAAGATCTCTTCGGTGAAGGACCTGCTCCCGCTCCTGGAGAAGGTCATGCAGTCGGGCAAGCCGCTGCTGATCATCGCCGAGGACGTCGAGGGCGAGGCCCTGTCGACCCTGGTCGTCAACAAGATCCGCGGCACCTTCAAGTCCGTCGCGGTCAAGGCCCCGGGCTTCGGTGACCGTCGCAAGGCCATGCTGAACGACATCGCCATCCTCACGGGCGGCACGGTCATCTCCGAGGAGGTCGGCCTCAAGCTCGAGAACGCGGGCCTCGACCTGCTGGGCCGCGCCCGCAAGGTCGTCATCACCAAGGACGAGACCACCATCGTCGACGGTGCCGGTGACAGCGAGCAGGTCGCCGGTCGCGTGAACCAGATCCGCGCCGAGATCGAGAACAGCGACTCGGACTACGACCGCGAGAAGCTCCAGGAGCGCCTGGCGAAGCTCGCCGGCGGTGTCGCGGTCATCAAGGCCGGTGCCGCGACCGAGGTCGAGCTCAAGGAGCGCAAGCACCGCATCGAGGACGCCGTTCGCAACGCGAAGGCGGCCGTCGAGGAGGGCATCGTCGCCGGCGGCGGCGTGGCCCTGCTCCAGGCTTCCTCGGTCTTCGAGAAGCTCGAGGCCGACCTCGCGGGTGACGAGGCCACGGGCGCGAACATCGTGAAGCTGGCCCTTGAGGCCCCGCTGAAGCAGATCGCGGTCAACGCCGGCCTCGAGGGCGGCGTCGTGGCGGAGAAGGTCCGCAACCTGCCCGTCGGCCACGGCCTGAACGCCGCGACCAACGAGTACGTCGACCTCATCGCCGAGGGCATCATCGACCCGGCGAAGGTCACGCGCTCCGCGCTGCAGAACGCCGCGTCGATCGCCGCGCTGTTCCTCACCACCGAGGCCGTCATCGCCGACAAGCCGGAGAAGGCGTCCGCGCCGGCCGGCGGCGGCATGCCGGGCGGTGACATGGACTTCTGA
- a CDS encoding SRPBCC domain-containing protein, translating to MVTLLTTPADRELVITRTFDAPPARVWEAWTVPEHVRQWYGVSGLTTTVVDIDLRVGGSWRWGQTAPEGQQIVFSGRYEDVVPVERIDYTEVFEQMPDGEPVRVTLTFDATPDGGTALTSTSFWPSNEIRDQSLAAGMEAGVREQYDRLAEHLRAM from the coding sequence ATGGTCACCCTCCTGACGACCCCGGCCGACCGCGAGCTGGTCATCACCCGCACCTTCGACGCCCCGCCGGCCCGGGTCTGGGAGGCATGGACGGTCCCCGAGCACGTACGGCAGTGGTACGGGGTGTCCGGGCTGACCACGACGGTCGTCGACATCGATCTGCGCGTGGGCGGTTCGTGGCGCTGGGGCCAGACCGCCCCGGAGGGCCAGCAGATCGTCTTCTCGGGCAGGTACGAGGACGTCGTCCCGGTCGAGCGGATCGACTACACGGAGGTCTTCGAGCAGATGCCGGACGGGGAACCGGTCCGGGTCACGCTCACCTTCGACGCGACTCCGGACGGCGGTACGGCCCTGACCAGCACGTCCTTCTGGCCGTCGAACGAGATCAGGGACCAGTCGCTGGCGGCGGGCATGGAGGCGGGGGTGCGGGAGCAGTACGACCGGCTCGCGGAGCACCTGAGGGCGATGTGA
- a CDS encoding class I SAM-dependent methyltransferase, translating into MSPNDRHDGAGGTVRAARHIRTVDDVLGLLDGLFAPDADRWSGGGADWWDRFYADRDKPVPFFVAKPDENLVSYVERGLLPAGGGRALDLGCGPGRNSLHLASLGYEVDAVDLSPTAVRWAEERAREAGATGIRFVCGDAFAPGTALDGPYDLVYDSGCFHHLPPHRRIGYLALLDRVLAPGGHFALTTFAAGEGGMGSELPDADFYRKGALDGGLAYTDDSLRAVFADLTDVEVRRMRDESADSPAFGEAFLWTALFRRP; encoded by the coding sequence ATGAGTCCGAACGACCGCCACGACGGCGCCGGCGGCACTGTCCGCGCCGCCCGCCACATCCGCACCGTCGACGACGTCCTCGGCCTGCTCGACGGGCTCTTCGCGCCCGATGCCGACCGGTGGTCCGGTGGCGGGGCCGACTGGTGGGACCGGTTCTACGCCGACCGGGACAAGCCCGTGCCCTTCTTCGTCGCCAAGCCCGACGAGAACCTCGTCTCGTACGTCGAGCGGGGACTGCTCCCGGCCGGTGGCGGGCGCGCCCTCGACCTCGGCTGCGGACCCGGGCGCAACAGCCTCCACCTCGCGTCGCTCGGGTACGAGGTGGACGCCGTCGACCTCTCCCCCACCGCCGTCCGCTGGGCGGAGGAGCGCGCCCGGGAGGCCGGGGCCACCGGGATCCGGTTCGTGTGCGGCGACGCCTTCGCGCCCGGCACCGCCCTCGACGGGCCGTACGACCTCGTCTACGACTCCGGCTGCTTCCACCACCTGCCGCCGCACCGCCGCATCGGCTACCTCGCGCTCCTGGACCGCGTCCTCGCGCCCGGCGGGCACTTCGCGCTCACCACGTTCGCCGCCGGAGAGGGCGGAATGGGCTCCGAACTGCCCGACGCCGACTTCTACCGGAAGGGCGCGCTGGACGGCGGACTCGCCTATACGGACGACTCGTTGCGCGCCGTCTTCGCCGACCTGACCGACGTCGAGGTCCGCCGTATGCGCGACGAGAGCGCCGACTCCCCCGCCTTCGGCGAAGCCTTCCTCTGGACGGCGCTCTTCCGGCGCCCCTGA
- a CDS encoding FG-GAP-like repeat-containing protein, with the protein MIRPLDRRPRRRALGRIALTVSLAVTAGVGTTVGAVADTPGATGDAVVVGPGARFVPRATLVLNAGETGFLTAQEGDDRLRWIDYATGGTTVLDHRLPKPLSYDVDEFRFAEYPADFGHGSDTVAVHSESPTPHVTLQQRAGGGPTTTVAIPEGQTYVGTYGDTVITRTGTERDVTSLHLLHPEAGGVREQKLEGLPEGWNLSVNEGDARSIAVRGIKWVDSTMSQGWWVVDLASGKLTALSTQGESVSFDNDTVLHVGAPSTYEAQVYRRDDLGAAPTTLDLRDVASYDDVVRRLGDDLVTVSPPNPGNNEYRGNRLVRQAPDNNDTPLLEVASTALSRLPDGSLLVAGAEQRTDYGALDWGYYRFTAAADGTVTRKRLADIEDMEARPAGISLGSGILTTADDSKLYQPGGILGGYRSTWLKTSGRPEELRTTTDGFVAGRDDDCSTTWRVYCVSMFASGDGHHGRKAGTEQDLTMLYRNGSSSWGPRLTTGLSSPRLIDLSGRYGVANQASGGSQAVIEFRGTDSGAVLQKREPVASALWGNTLWSATDNANTVTSKTLPAGTAGESFTTVNRCEPTELQAVGRWVYWKCRDDSWDVRGGGLYDRSTKRFLSLGSDETLLGDDYLVSRSDSTGLTLVDLHNGIPASGKVADLPQRVVATPAQLGANTTRRAGWTVDRFGGHVAYTGDDRRVRIVPSGVPAPRIAVIDRDTAASADVKSAGWRPRWWLSKPAASWSLALRDKATGTVVRTLTGGEARGVVAPAWDGKNTAGRTVASGSYTWTLTARAADGQGADLSASGALSVTGGAAVWRDMGADGVGDLLAMDAAGAMSMYRGTGTGALSARIAGTGTKFAASSVFVPFGDVNADGCADVLARVGDELRAYRPGCGTVVSASSPYTSIGSGWGQYDVLTSPGDANGDGYSDLVVRQASTGDLYFYAGTADHRLKPRVKIGADWRLYKKIAGAGDLNGDGRGDLLGVDAAGVLWRYYGTATGGVTARVKVGGGWGGYSSLVGVGDLSGDGRADLLARDTAGRLWRYSGTGTGPYGARVLVGAGGWNVFKGLY; encoded by the coding sequence GTGATCAGACCGCTGGACCGACGGCCGCGCCGTCGTGCGCTCGGCCGCATCGCACTCACCGTCAGCCTCGCGGTGACGGCCGGCGTCGGCACCACCGTGGGGGCGGTGGCCGACACGCCCGGCGCGACCGGCGACGCGGTCGTCGTCGGCCCGGGCGCCCGCTTCGTGCCCCGCGCCACCCTCGTCCTGAACGCGGGGGAGACCGGCTTCCTCACCGCGCAGGAGGGCGACGACCGGCTGCGCTGGATCGACTACGCGACCGGCGGGACCACCGTCCTCGACCACCGCCTGCCGAAGCCGCTCTCGTACGACGTCGACGAATTCCGCTTCGCCGAGTACCCGGCGGACTTCGGGCACGGCTCCGACACCGTCGCCGTCCACTCGGAGAGCCCCACCCCGCACGTGACGCTCCAGCAGCGGGCCGGCGGCGGCCCGACGACCACCGTCGCGATCCCGGAGGGACAGACCTACGTCGGCACGTACGGCGACACGGTCATCACCCGGACCGGCACCGAGCGCGACGTCACGAGCCTGCACCTCCTCCACCCGGAGGCCGGCGGGGTCAGGGAGCAGAAGCTGGAGGGACTGCCCGAGGGCTGGAACCTCTCCGTCAACGAGGGCGACGCCCGGTCGATCGCCGTTCGCGGCATCAAGTGGGTGGACTCCACGATGAGCCAGGGGTGGTGGGTCGTCGACCTGGCGAGCGGGAAGCTCACGGCGCTCTCCACCCAGGGCGAGAGCGTCTCCTTCGACAACGACACGGTCCTCCACGTCGGCGCCCCGTCCACCTACGAGGCGCAGGTGTACCGCCGGGACGACCTGGGCGCCGCCCCGACCACCCTCGACCTGCGGGACGTCGCCTCGTACGACGACGTCGTCCGCCGGCTCGGCGACGACCTGGTCACCGTGAGCCCGCCCAACCCGGGCAACAACGAGTACCGGGGGAACCGCCTCGTGCGGCAGGCCCCGGACAACAACGACACCCCCCTGCTGGAGGTCGCCTCCACCGCCCTCAGCCGGCTGCCCGACGGCTCGCTCCTCGTGGCCGGTGCGGAGCAGCGCACCGACTACGGCGCCCTCGACTGGGGGTACTACCGCTTCACCGCGGCCGCCGACGGCACCGTCACGCGCAAGCGGCTCGCGGACATCGAGGACATGGAGGCCAGGCCCGCGGGCATCTCCCTCGGCAGCGGCATCCTGACCACGGCCGACGACTCGAAGCTGTACCAGCCGGGCGGCATCCTCGGCGGATACCGCAGCACCTGGCTCAAGACCTCGGGGCGCCCCGAGGAACTGCGCACGACCACCGACGGCTTCGTCGCGGGCCGGGACGACGACTGCAGCACCACGTGGCGCGTCTACTGCGTCTCCATGTTCGCCAGCGGCGACGGCCACCACGGGCGCAAGGCGGGCACCGAGCAGGACCTGACCATGCTCTACCGGAACGGCTCCAGCAGCTGGGGCCCGAGGCTGACGACGGGGCTCAGCAGCCCGCGGCTCATCGACCTGTCCGGCCGGTACGGCGTCGCGAACCAGGCCTCGGGCGGATCCCAGGCGGTCATCGAGTTCCGCGGCACCGACTCCGGGGCCGTACTCCAGAAGCGCGAGCCGGTCGCGTCGGCCCTCTGGGGCAACACGCTCTGGAGCGCCACGGACAACGCGAACACCGTCACCTCCAAGACCCTTCCGGCGGGCACCGCGGGCGAGTCGTTCACGACGGTCAACCGCTGCGAGCCGACCGAGCTCCAGGCCGTGGGCCGCTGGGTGTACTGGAAGTGTCGGGACGACTCGTGGGACGTCCGCGGTGGCGGCCTCTACGACCGGTCCACCAAGCGCTTCCTGAGCCTCGGCTCGGACGAGACGCTCCTCGGCGACGACTACCTCGTCTCCCGCTCGGACAGTACGGGCCTCACCCTGGTCGACCTGCACAACGGGATCCCAGCCAGCGGCAAGGTCGCCGACCTGCCGCAGCGCGTGGTGGCGACCCCGGCGCAGCTCGGCGCGAACACCACCCGCCGCGCGGGCTGGACCGTCGACCGCTTCGGCGGACACGTCGCCTACACCGGTGACGACCGCCGGGTGCGGATCGTCCCGTCCGGAGTCCCGGCCCCCCGGATCGCGGTCATCGACCGGGACACGGCCGCGTCCGCCGACGTCAAGTCCGCCGGCTGGCGGCCCCGTTGGTGGCTGTCCAAGCCCGCCGCCTCCTGGTCGCTGGCGCTCAGGGACAAGGCGACCGGCACGGTCGTCCGTACCCTGACGGGCGGCGAGGCCCGCGGTGTGGTCGCTCCCGCGTGGGACGGAAAGAACACGGCGGGCCGGACCGTCGCGAGCGGGTCGTACACCTGGACCCTGACGGCCAGGGCCGCAGACGGCCAGGGCGCCGACCTGTCGGCCTCCGGGGCGCTGTCGGTGACCGGCGGTGCCGCGGTGTGGCGGGACATGGGCGCCGACGGCGTCGGCGACCTGCTGGCGATGGACGCGGCCGGTGCGATGTCGATGTACCGGGGCACGGGCACGGGCGCGCTCTCGGCGCGGATCGCCGGCACGGGCACGAAGTTCGCCGCGTCGTCGGTGTTCGTGCCCTTCGGCGACGTGAACGCCGACGGCTGCGCGGACGTCCTCGCCCGGGTGGGCGACGAGCTGCGCGCCTACCGCCCCGGGTGCGGGACGGTCGTCTCCGCCTCGTCGCCGTACACCTCGATCGGCTCGGGCTGGGGCCAGTACGACGTGCTGACGTCCCCCGGCGACGCGAACGGCGACGGCTACAGCGACCTGGTGGTGCGCCAGGCGTCCACCGGTGACCTGTACTTCTACGCCGGTACGGCCGATCACCGGCTGAAGCCGCGTGTGAAGATCGGCGCCGACTGGAGGCTGTACAAGAAGATCGCCGGCGCCGGTGACCTGAACGGCGACGGCCGCGGCGACCTGCTGGGCGTGGACGCGGCGGGCGTGCTCTGGCGGTACTACGGCACCGCGACCGGCGGCGTCACCGCGCGGGTGAAGGTCGGCGGCGGCTGGGGCGGCTACTCGTCCCTGGTCGGTGTCGGCGACCTCTCCGGCGACGGCCGGGCGGACCTTCTCGCCCGTGACACCGCCGGCAGGCTGTGGCGGTACAGCGGGACCGGGACCGGCCCGTACGGTGCCCGGGTGCTGGTCGGTGCGGGCGGCTGGAACGTCTTCAAGGGTCTGTACTGA
- a CDS encoding lysine 2,3-aminomutase, producing MTVFTGHRLARLIADRTGQPALAHEADIVGRVLPIGLAAHAADALIDWSRAPDDPLYRLLVPHRDLLAPADFAAVEQTLRDDDRSRLVVDGLRERLDPHPSGRNAEAVRHPYPGTLLVLPDRHSTCPAPCASCFRAPRYTGDPALGRSPGGPETMKAALARHPEITDVVLDGEDPLAMSAADLDAYLSPLLATPRVRTIRIRTRALIHTPERFLTATATGDAAADSGARSGAAFDADDLLRLLERVVAAGRRLSLLLQVAHPRELDPAPTRRALARVLATGAEILTQAPVLRHVNDDAEVWARMWREQTALGLVPYRMLVERGTGARRCFGLPLAVVVDIHAEAVRRPVQGLAPAVAGPVMSTELGALAVDGVVRLGQGPAFALRALRARDPALTGAVAHARFDPAARWWDELTPYGPRDRILLPGEPLTPSDVVG from the coding sequence GTGACCGTCTTCACCGGTCACCGCCTCGCCCGACTCATCGCCGACCGCACCGGGCAACCCGCCCTCGCGCACGAGGCCGACATCGTCGGCCGCGTCCTGCCGATCGGGCTCGCCGCCCACGCCGCCGACGCGCTCATCGACTGGTCACGCGCCCCCGACGACCCCCTCTACCGGCTCCTCGTGCCCCACCGCGACCTCCTCGCCCCCGCCGACTTCGCCGCCGTCGAACAGACCCTGCGGGACGACGACCGGTCACGACTCGTCGTCGACGGACTGCGCGAACGACTCGACCCGCACCCGTCCGGCCGGAACGCCGAGGCCGTCCGGCACCCCTACCCGGGCACCCTGCTGGTCCTCCCTGACCGGCACTCGACCTGCCCCGCCCCCTGCGCGTCCTGCTTCCGCGCCCCCCGGTACACCGGCGACCCCGCCCTCGGACGGTCGCCGGGCGGGCCCGAGACGATGAAGGCCGCACTGGCACGGCACCCGGAGATCACGGACGTCGTCCTCGACGGCGAGGACCCGCTCGCCATGAGCGCGGCGGATCTCGACGCGTACCTCTCACCGCTCCTGGCCACACCTCGGGTACGGACGATCCGCATCCGGACGAGAGCCCTGATCCACACCCCGGAACGCTTCCTCACCGCGACCGCGACCGGGGACGCCGCCGCCGATTCCGGGGCTCGGTCCGGCGCCGCCTTTGACGCCGACGACCTCCTCCGTCTCCTCGAACGGGTCGTCGCGGCCGGCCGCCGTCTCTCCCTGCTCCTCCAGGTCGCGCACCCCCGCGAGCTCGACCCGGCGCCCACCCGCCGGGCCCTCGCCCGCGTCCTCGCGACAGGAGCGGAGATCCTCACCCAGGCACCCGTCCTGCGGCACGTCAACGACGACGCCGAGGTCTGGGCGCGCATGTGGCGGGAACAGACCGCGCTCGGGCTCGTCCCGTACCGCATGCTCGTCGAGCGCGGCACGGGCGCACGCCGGTGCTTCGGCCTGCCGCTCGCCGTGGTCGTGGACATCCACGCGGAGGCGGTACGCCGACCGGTCCAGGGGCTCGCGCCCGCCGTCGCCGGGCCGGTGATGTCCACGGAGCTGGGCGCGCTCGCCGTGGACGGCGTCGTCCGCCTCGGGCAGGGCCCGGCCTTCGCCCTCCGCGCGCTCCGGGCCCGCGATCCCGCCCTGACCGGCGCCGTGGCCCACGCCCGCTTCGACCCGGCGGCGAGGTGGTGGGACGAGCTGACCCCGTACGGGCCCCGGGACCGGATCCTGCTCCCGGGGGAGCCGTTGACGCCGTCGGACGTGGTGGGCTGA
- a CDS encoding transporter substrate-binding domain-containing protein, which translates to MTITPVPALAADLAPTGTLRASINLGNPVLAQGTPEAPSGITVDLAREIGDRLGLPVELLCFDAARKSFEAMAEGRADLCFLAVDPARETEVAFTAPYVVIEGVYAVPRDSGLATVEDVDVPGVRIGVKQGSAYDLFLSRSLAHATVVRGAEGVDTFRAEGLEAGAGIRQPMVSYVRAHPEVRLIDGRFMEIRQAVGTTAGRAPETVAFLRSTVEELKANGFVADSLRRAGQDAGLLAPPAA; encoded by the coding sequence ATGACGATCACACCGGTCCCCGCCCTCGCCGCCGACCTCGCCCCGACCGGCACCCTCCGGGCCTCCATCAACCTCGGGAACCCGGTGCTCGCCCAGGGCACCCCCGAGGCGCCCTCCGGGATCACCGTCGATCTGGCGCGTGAGATCGGGGACCGGCTCGGGCTTCCCGTCGAGCTGCTCTGCTTCGACGCGGCGCGGAAGTCCTTCGAGGCGATGGCCGAAGGACGGGCCGATCTCTGTTTCCTCGCCGTGGATCCCGCTCGGGAGACGGAGGTCGCGTTCACCGCTCCGTACGTCGTCATCGAGGGCGTGTACGCCGTCCCCCGCGACTCCGGCCTCGCCACCGTCGAGGACGTCGACGTGCCCGGCGTCCGGATCGGCGTCAAGCAGGGCTCCGCGTACGACCTCTTCCTCTCCCGGTCCCTGGCGCACGCGACGGTCGTCCGCGGGGCGGAGGGTGTGGACACCTTCCGGGCGGAGGGTCTGGAGGCGGGCGCCGGCATCCGGCAGCCGATGGTCTCCTACGTCCGGGCGCACCCCGAAGTCCGTTTGATCGACGGCCGGTTCATGGAGATCCGGCAGGCGGTCGGCACGACGGCCGGCCGCGCGCCCGAGACCGTCGCGTTCCTCCGCTCCACCGTCGAGGAGCTGAAGGCGAACGGCTTCGTCGCGGACTCGCTCCGTCGCGCCGGGCAGGACGCGGGGCTGCTCGCCCCGCCGGCGGCCTGA
- a CDS encoding aldo/keto reductase, translating to MTATPTANPTPTPIPTPAAPVPASAAGTWVLGDLTVHRVGFGAMRLPQRGEALVENAVPRDRAEAIAVLRKAVDLGVNHIDTAAFYFSPLRSSNELISSALGGPYPDDLVIATKVGPCRDASGAWAAHARTPAALRGQVEENLRQLGRDHLDVVNLRIVGTDSIAERFGALAELRDAGLIRHLGVSNITPEQLTEAQAIAPVVCVQNMYGIGVRPEYEDFVRRCGEQGIAFVPFYAIAAAGRQGGATAPESPEVLAVAEAHGASPAQIRIAWTLHQGPHMLAIPGTGDPAHLAANIDAGAIRLTDEDLAVLARLHRGPAA from the coding sequence ATGACCGCCACCCCCACCGCGAACCCCACCCCAACCCCCATCCCCACCCCCGCCGCCCCCGTCCCCGCGTCCGCCGCCGGCACTTGGGTCCTCGGGGACCTCACCGTCCATCGCGTCGGGTTCGGGGCCATGCGGCTGCCCCAGCGTGGTGAGGCGCTCGTCGAGAACGCCGTCCCGCGCGATCGCGCCGAGGCCATCGCCGTGCTGCGCAAGGCCGTCGACCTCGGTGTGAACCACATCGACACCGCCGCCTTCTACTTCTCCCCGCTCCGCTCCTCCAACGAACTCATCAGCAGCGCCCTCGGCGGGCCCTACCCCGACGACCTCGTCATAGCCACCAAGGTCGGTCCCTGCCGCGACGCCTCCGGCGCGTGGGCCGCACACGCGCGTACCCCCGCCGCCCTGCGCGGCCAGGTCGAGGAGAACCTGCGCCAGCTCGGCCGCGACCACCTCGACGTCGTCAACCTCCGTATCGTCGGCACCGATTCCATCGCCGAGCGCTTCGGCGCCCTCGCCGAGCTCCGCGACGCCGGTCTCATCCGCCATCTCGGCGTCTCCAACATCACCCCCGAGCAGCTCACCGAGGCGCAGGCCATCGCCCCCGTCGTCTGTGTGCAGAACATGTACGGCATCGGGGTCCGCCCCGAGTACGAGGACTTCGTCCGCCGCTGCGGCGAGCAGGGCATCGCCTTCGTGCCCTTCTACGCGATCGCCGCCGCCGGCCGTCAGGGCGGTGCCACCGCCCCCGAGAGCCCCGAGGTCCTCGCCGTCGCCGAGGCCCACGGCGCGAGCCCCGCCCAGATCCGGATCGCCTGGACCCTTCATCAGGGCCCGCACATGCTCGCCATCCCCGGCACCGGCGACCCCGCCCACCTCGCCGCCAACATCGACGCCGGCGCGATCCGGCTCACCGACGAGGACCTGGCCGTCCTGGCCCGTCTCCACCGCGGGCCCGCTGCCTAG
- a CDS encoding alpha/beta hydrolase, producing the protein MTANPGRSASLLGLSVAIVAGLGLAGGGVAAPASATGLDWGVCDPGVKALPGQQCAKLSVPLDYADPDGPRIQLAVSRIASTRPDVRRGTLMVIPGGPGSSGVQRLALKGAALAGETGGAYDLVAFDPRGVGGSAKATCGLAAADRWMVTLRSWPGADGSVDDNVARSKRTAEACARNGGAMLRGLTTANQVRDLDRLRQALGERRLSAWSVSYGTYVAAAYAQKFPGRTDRWVLDSSNDPDPGRVARGWLEGMAQGAEDRFPDFAAWASHPDRSDAGLRLAQRPEDVRPLVLDLAARLDRAPRPTSTSGVALTGTMLLQALQQALYSDAAFPAFGRLVATALDPKGTPVLPPELAGPMPDDAAAITMGVICNDVDWPRKSVRSYERAVAAERVRHPLTAGMTVNVTPCAYWKGGAVEKPVRITDRGPSNILMIQNLRDPSTPYGKGLAMRRALGDRARLVSVDHGGHGVYLGNGNACGDGAVTRFLTEGVRPDGDVLCR; encoded by the coding sequence ATGACAGCGAATCCTGGACGTAGCGCCTCTCTTCTCGGTCTCTCCGTCGCCATCGTCGCCGGTCTCGGTCTTGCCGGTGGAGGCGTTGCCGCTCCCGCCTCCGCCACCGGGCTCGACTGGGGGGTGTGCGACCCCGGCGTCAAGGCCCTTCCCGGGCAGCAGTGCGCCAAGCTCTCCGTACCCCTCGACTACGCCGACCCCGACGGGCCGCGGATTCAGCTCGCCGTGTCCCGTATCGCCAGCACCCGCCCCGACGTCCGGCGCGGCACCCTCATGGTCATTCCCGGCGGCCCCGGCAGTTCCGGTGTGCAGCGGCTCGCGCTCAAGGGCGCCGCGCTCGCCGGGGAGACGGGTGGCGCCTACGACCTCGTCGCCTTCGACCCGCGTGGTGTCGGCGGGTCCGCCAAGGCCACCTGCGGGCTCGCCGCCGCCGATCGCTGGATGGTCACCCTGCGGTCCTGGCCCGGCGCCGACGGGTCCGTCGACGACAACGTCGCCCGGTCCAAGCGCACCGCCGAGGCCTGCGCCCGCAACGGCGGCGCCATGCTGCGCGGCCTCACCACCGCCAACCAGGTGCGCGATCTCGACCGGCTTCGGCAGGCGCTCGGGGAGCGCAGGCTCTCCGCCTGGAGCGTCTCCTACGGGACCTACGTCGCCGCCGCCTACGCCCAGAAGTTCCCCGGACGGACCGATCGCTGGGTCCTCGACAGCAGCAACGACCCCGACCCCGGCCGCGTCGCCCGCGGCTGGCTCGAAGGCATGGCTCAGGGCGCCGAGGACCGCTTCCCCGACTTCGCCGCCTGGGCCTCCCACCCCGACCGGAGCGACGCCGGTCTCCGGCTCGCCCAGCGACCCGAGGACGTCCGGCCCCTCGTGCTCGACCTTGCCGCCCGGCTCGATCGTGCACCCCGTCCCACCAGCACATCCGGCGTGGCTCTGACCGGCACCATGCTGCTCCAGGCCCTCCAGCAGGCGCTCTACTCCGACGCCGCCTTCCCCGCCTTCGGCCGGCTCGTCGCCACCGCCCTCGATCCGAAGGGCACGCCCGTGCTGCCGCCCGAGCTGGCCGGCCCCATGCCCGATGACGCCGCCGCCATCACCATGGGCGTCATCTGCAACGACGTCGACTGGCCCCGTAAGTCCGTGCGGTCCTACGAGCGGGCGGTCGCCGCCGAACGCGTGCGGCACCCGCTGACCGCCGGCATGACCGTGAACGTCACCCCCTGCGCGTACTGGAAGGGCGGTGCCGTCGAGAAGCCCGTCCGCATCACCGACCGCGGGCCGTCCAACATCCTCATGATCCAGAACCTGCGGGATCCCTCCACCCCGTACGGCAAGGGCCTCGCGATGCGGCGTGCCCTCGGTGACCGCGCCCGGCTCGTCTCCGTCGACCACGGCGGGCACGGCGTCTACCTGGGGAACGGGAACGCCTGTGGGGACGGGGCCGTGACCCGCTTCCTCACCGAGGGTGTCCGGCCCGACGGGGACGTGCTCTGCCGGTAG